Proteins encoded within one genomic window of Camelina sativa cultivar DH55 chromosome 19, Cs, whole genome shotgun sequence:
- the LOC104767326 gene encoding two-component response regulator ARR22-like, giving the protein MKKNMSLIYKKKLTVLIVDEDPYRCGDYMGIIQMAGGFAYMARNAEEAVKLHRDGDYYNLIIMDMNDMSLIDGVPLITKLRDMKVTSMIVGVTSREDENRAFMEAGVDHCLVKPLTFGKMDPIINQLKSL; this is encoded by the exons ATGAAGAAGAACATGTCGTTGATATATAAGAAGAAACTAACGGTGTTGATCGTTGACGAGGATCCATATCGCTGTGGAGATTACATGGGAATCATTCAAATGGCTGGAGGATTTGCGTACATGGCGAGAAACGCCGAGGAGGCGGTGAAACTCCACCGTGATGGTGATTATTACAACCTTATAATCATGGATATGAATGATATGTCTCTCATCGATGGTGTTCCC CTAATCACGAAGCTACGAGACATGAAGGTGACGTCAATGATCGTGGGGGTGACGTCGCGTGAAGACGAGAATAGGGCATTCATGGAAGCTGGAGTTGACCACTGCTTGGTAAAACCCTTAACCTTTGGAAAAATGGATCCGATCATTAACCAGCTCAAAAGCCTATGA